A genomic segment from Thermostichus lividus PCC 6715 encodes:
- a CDS encoding anhydro-N-acetylmuramic acid kinase, whose protein sequence is MRVIGLISGTSVDGIDAVLVELQGRELDLRVQVLNFCTVPYPPELRQQILAVCAAEPLTMAAWSELDDAIATAFATAALTVQTGYPPAQLIGSHGQTVFHRPPTGDRLGHSVQLGRGELIAHRTGIPTVSNFRAQDIALGGQGAPLVPRVDWCLLGHPQEYRCIQNIGGIGNVAYLLPQQQDQSGNHVLGWDTGPGNVLLDLAVSYFSAGQQRYDADGHWARQGHVCEALVVQWLSHPFFSAPPPKSTGRELFGWLFWQQCLEQATALGLKPADVLATLTEFTARSIAQSYERFLPRRPDRVLLCGGGAHNGFLQERLRLHLGEIPVETTAVVGVPVDAKEAIAFAVLAYWQQLGIPGNVPQVTGAHHAVPLGQYWQSVRV, encoded by the coding sequence ATGCGGGTCATTGGCCTGATCAGCGGCACATCGGTGGATGGCATTGATGCGGTGTTGGTGGAGTTGCAGGGGCGGGAACTGGACTTGCGGGTGCAGGTGCTAAATTTTTGCACAGTTCCCTACCCGCCGGAGTTACGGCAGCAGATTTTAGCAGTCTGTGCCGCAGAGCCGCTTACTATGGCGGCGTGGTCGGAACTAGACGATGCCATTGCTACTGCCTTTGCTACCGCCGCGTTAACCGTCCAGACGGGCTACCCGCCAGCGCAACTGATTGGCTCCCATGGTCAAACGGTGTTCCATCGTCCCCCCACGGGCGATCGCCTCGGTCACAGTGTGCAGTTGGGGCGCGGTGAACTGATTGCCCATCGCACTGGCATTCCCACCGTTTCGAACTTTCGTGCCCAGGATATTGCCCTAGGGGGGCAGGGGGCACCCCTCGTGCCGCGGGTGGATTGGTGTCTGCTGGGGCACCCCCAAGAGTATCGCTGTATTCAAAATATTGGCGGCATTGGCAATGTGGCCTACCTCCTCCCCCAGCAACAGGATCAAAGCGGCAATCACGTGCTGGGGTGGGATACTGGCCCTGGCAACGTCCTCCTTGATCTGGCGGTGAGTTATTTTTCTGCTGGACAACAGCGCTACGATGCGGATGGGCACTGGGCACGGCAAGGGCACGTGTGTGAGGCGTTAGTGGTGCAATGGCTGAGCCATCCCTTTTTTAGTGCACCGCCCCCTAAATCCACTGGCCGGGAACTCTTTGGCTGGCTATTTTGGCAGCAGTGTTTAGAGCAAGCCACTGCCCTAGGCCTTAAACCAGCTGATGTGTTAGCCACCCTCACGGAGTTTACCGCCCGCAGTATTGCCCAGAGCTATGAGCGCTTTTTACCCCGGCGACCGGATCGGGTCTTATTGTGTGGTGGCGGTGCCCATAATGGCTTTTTGCAGGAACGCCTACGGCTACATCTGGGGGAAATTCCAGTAGAAACCACGGCAGTGGTGGGGGTACCTGTGGATGCCAAAGAGGCGATCGCCTTTGCGGTGTTGGCCTACTGGCAACAGTTGGGGATTCCGGGGAATGTGCCGCAGGTCACCGGTGCCCATCATGCCGTACCCCTTGGTCAGTATTGGCAGTCGGTGCGCGTCTAA